The Methanothrix soehngenii GP6 genome has a window encoding:
- a CDS encoding ATP-dependent DNA helicase: MLEIRDLSRWLPQEAIELYEGQGYNELYPPQAQAVERGLLEGKNMLLALATASGKTFLAELAMLKAALQSKRSLYIVPLRALAAEKFDSFQRFKDLGVSVGISTGDFDKKDERLGRNQIIIATSEKADSLMRNGASWIRDLAVLVIDEIHLLNDVGRGPTLEMTITKLRRSNSGLQIIGLSATVANSRELADWLDAELVSSDWRPIALKEGVICKGRLVFSDEERALEAKKDEKKDESIALVRDTLSQDAQILIFENSRKNAEAAAIKLSNLIPPDPKAETLSESILATGESETCHRLASCVSRGIAFHHAGLLPDQRRLVEQGFRENRIKVIASTPTLAAGLNLPARRVLIKSYRRYEYGSGMVPIPVIEYRQMAGRAGRPGLDPYGESFLMAKDDSEMRNLKEHYIDGSPEEIWSKLASESALRTHILSTITAGFARTEGELKEFIATTFYAYQQDPWHLDAALEKVLAFLSDNGMIVDSPEGDLTPTKLGSLVSKLYIDPLSAVIMLENLAEKGGREEKNGKEATVRKPTDLSLIHLITMTPDMALLYIQSADGWVEEFIDLNQSELFNEENYDYLLREAKTSSMLFDWIGEVKEELISDRYRIGPGDIRRSAETAEWLMHSLAELSKHLDLGITYRAEQLSVRLHYGAGQDLLSLLDLKGVGRVRARKLHQSGITNREKLKSTDPVEIARLLGPKIAEKVLLQLAREERMDGMRSDEAIEGYGKDGEEEVNGITKNQAASEAQPPGERPPANKTKARRSKQGRLP; this comes from the coding sequence ATGCTGGAGATTAGGGATTTGAGCCGCTGGCTGCCCCAGGAGGCCATCGAGCTTTACGAAGGGCAGGGGTATAACGAGCTTTATCCGCCACAGGCACAAGCCGTGGAACGAGGCCTTCTGGAAGGCAAAAACATGCTTCTTGCCCTGGCTACCGCTTCGGGCAAGACCTTCCTGGCGGAGCTGGCCATGCTCAAAGCCGCTTTGCAGTCGAAGCGATCCCTTTACATCGTCCCTCTGCGCGCCCTGGCAGCAGAGAAGTTCGATTCTTTTCAAAGATTCAAAGATCTGGGCGTGAGCGTAGGCATAAGCACAGGCGACTTCGATAAGAAGGACGAACGCCTGGGCAGAAATCAGATCATCATCGCCACCTCAGAGAAGGCGGACTCATTGATGAGAAACGGCGCCTCCTGGATTCGAGACCTGGCCGTTCTGGTGATCGATGAGATCCACCTCTTAAACGACGTTGGCCGGGGTCCTACCCTGGAGATGACCATCACCAAGCTGCGTCGCTCTAACTCTGGATTGCAGATCATCGGCCTTTCGGCGACGGTGGCCAACTCCCGAGAACTGGCAGACTGGCTGGATGCAGAGCTGGTGAGCAGCGATTGGAGGCCCATAGCTCTGAAGGAGGGGGTCATCTGCAAGGGCAGGCTGGTCTTCTCGGACGAAGAGAGGGCTCTTGAGGCGAAGAAGGATGAGAAGAAGGACGAGTCTATCGCCCTGGTCAGAGACACCCTCTCTCAGGACGCCCAGATTCTGATATTCGAGAACTCCCGCAAGAATGCCGAGGCTGCAGCCATCAAGCTCAGCAACCTGATTCCTCCAGATCCAAAGGCCGAGACCCTGTCGGAAAGCATCCTGGCCACAGGAGAGAGCGAGACCTGCCATCGCCTGGCCTCATGTGTCTCCAGAGGCATTGCATTTCATCATGCAGGCCTCCTGCCCGATCAGCGCAGGCTGGTTGAGCAGGGTTTCCGGGAGAACAGGATCAAGGTCATCGCCAGCACTCCGACCCTGGCTGCCGGCCTGAACCTGCCCGCACGCAGGGTGCTGATCAAGAGCTACCGGAGGTATGAGTACGGCTCGGGAATGGTCCCCATACCGGTGATCGAGTACCGCCAGATGGCGGGCAGGGCGGGAAGGCCGGGGCTGGATCCTTATGGCGAATCCTTCCTCATGGCCAAGGACGACTCGGAGATGCGTAATCTGAAGGAGCACTATATCGACGGCTCGCCTGAGGAGATCTGGTCGAAACTGGCCAGCGAGAGCGCTCTGCGCACTCATATCCTCTCCACCATCACCGCCGGTTTTGCCCGGACGGAGGGCGAGCTGAAGGAGTTCATTGCCACCACATTTTATGCTTATCAGCAGGATCCCTGGCACCTGGATGCTGCTTTGGAGAAGGTTCTCGCCTTCCTCTCAGATAACGGAATGATCGTGGACAGTCCGGAGGGCGACCTTACGCCAACAAAGCTGGGCTCTCTGGTCTCCAAGCTGTATATCGACCCCTTGAGCGCGGTCATCATGTTGGAGAACCTGGCAGAGAAGGGGGGGCGGGAGGAGAAAAACGGCAAAGAAGCTACAGTGAGAAAGCCCACCGACCTCTCCCTCATCCATCTCATAACCATGACTCCGGATATGGCATTGCTTTACATCCAGTCGGCAGACGGCTGGGTGGAGGAGTTCATCGATCTCAATCAGAGCGAGCTGTTCAATGAGGAGAATTATGATTATCTCCTCCGCGAGGCCAAGACCTCCTCTATGCTGTTCGACTGGATCGGTGAGGTTAAAGAGGAGCTTATAAGCGACCGGTATCGCATCGGACCAGGTGACATCCGCCGGTCTGCGGAGACCGCAGAGTGGCTGATGCACTCTTTAGCAGAGCTGTCCAAGCACCTTGATCTGGGAATCACCTACAGGGCGGAGCAGCTATCGGTTCGCCTCCATTATGGCGCCGGCCAGGATCTCTTATCCTTGCTGGATCTGAAGGGAGTGGGACGGGTGAGGGCAAGAAAGCTCCATCAGTCCGGCATAACCAACCGGGAGAAGCTTAAGAGCACAGATCCGGTGGAGATCGCCAGGCTTCTTGGACCGAAGATCGCAGAGAAGGTCCTCCTTCAGCTGGCTCGTGAGGAGAGGATGGACGGGATGAGATCAGATGAAGCCATTGAAGGATATGGAAAAGACGGAGAGGAAGAGGTGAACGGGATTACGAAAAATCAAGCAGCAAGCGAAGCGCAGCCTCCAGGAGAACGGCCGCCTGCAAACAAGACAAAAGCAAGAAGGTCAAAGCAGGGGAGACTGCCTTGA
- a CDS encoding LL-diaminopimelate aminotransferase has protein sequence MYADRIKNLPPYLFAGIDKAKQEARAKGVDVIDLSVGDPDLPTPDHIVQALKQAANDSSNHQYPSYEGKLAFRNAVADWYKKTFDIDLDPKNEVLTLIGSKEGIAHAPLAFINPGDVALVPDPAYPVYATATAFAGGEPAIMPLLRENGFLPDLDAIPADVARRAKIMFLNYPNNPIGATASEKFFGELVDYARDHNIIIMHDNPYSEIYYDGNRSLSILEIDGAKEVAVEFHSLSKTYNMTGWRIGSVVGNADVLAGIGKVKSNIDSGTFGAVQDAGIVALSSPKEVVDEIRKVYQQRIEILYKALKDIDLVLEKPRATLYLWAWVKGSSIDYAAKLLERTGIVATPGLGFGKYGEGYMRFSITRETKRVEEAARRLEKMKD, from the coding sequence ATGTATGCCGATCGGATAAAGAATCTCCCGCCGTACCTTTTTGCCGGCATCGATAAGGCGAAACAGGAGGCAAGGGCAAAAGGCGTGGACGTAATCGATCTGAGCGTTGGCGATCCGGATCTTCCGACGCCCGATCACATTGTTCAGGCCTTAAAGCAGGCGGCGAATGACTCATCGAACCATCAGTACCCATCTTATGAGGGAAAACTCGCCTTCCGGAATGCAGTGGCAGACTGGTATAAAAAGACCTTTGATATTGATCTGGATCCAAAGAACGAGGTGCTCACTCTGATCGGCTCCAAGGAGGGTATCGCTCATGCACCGCTGGCCTTCATCAATCCGGGAGACGTGGCGCTTGTCCCTGATCCTGCTTACCCGGTTTATGCAACGGCCACGGCCTTCGCCGGCGGAGAGCCCGCCATAATGCCGCTTTTGAGGGAGAACGGCTTTTTGCCGGACCTCGATGCCATCCCGGCAGATGTCGCCCGACGGGCGAAGATCATGTTTCTCAACTATCCAAACAACCCCATCGGTGCTACGGCTAGCGAGAAGTTCTTCGGAGAATTGGTCGACTACGCTCGGGATCATAATATCATAATAATGCACGACAATCCCTACTCCGAGATCTACTACGATGGCAATAGATCCCTGAGCATTCTGGAGATAGATGGGGCAAAGGAGGTTGCCGTGGAGTTTCATTCCCTCTCCAAGACCTACAACATGACCGGCTGGAGGATAGGATCGGTCGTGGGCAATGCCGATGTCCTGGCCGGGATAGGCAAGGTCAAGAGCAACATCGATTCGGGAACCTTTGGCGCAGTGCAGGATGCAGGAATCGTGGCCTTGAGCAGCCCAAAAGAAGTGGTGGATGAGATCCGCAAGGTCTACCAGCAGCGGATAGAGATCCTGTACAAGGCCCTCAAGGATATCGATCTAGTACTGGAGAAGCCCAGGGCGACGCTATACCTCTGGGCCTGGGTAAAAGGAAGCTCCATCGATTATGCTGCAAAGCTGCTGGAGAGGACAGGGATAGTGGCCACGCCTGGTCTCGGATTTGGAAAGTACGGCGAGGGCTACATGCGCTTTTCCATCACCAGAGAGACGAAGAGGGTAGAAGAGGCAGCAAGGCGCCTGGAGAAGATGAAGGATTAG